The Doryrhamphus excisus isolate RoL2022-K1 chromosome 1, RoL_Dexc_1.0, whole genome shotgun sequence genome includes a window with the following:
- the bcl6ab gene encoding BCL6A transcription repressor b isoform X3, whose amino-acid sequence MAMTANGCVQFTRHAGDVLLNFNRLRSRNILTDVTIQVNGQHFYAHKAILVACSGFFYSVFMNPENANLSGISLDPKIDPKSFSNLLDFMYTSCLNLTDSMLVGTMNTALYLQMEHVADTCHRFIKSRPSFNVHMEEVQMSKLPLVDQLPNFRPIDVKELDVKNRYTATSPPLQECKGYNVFRGINTSGSYYVYGDRHIAAEKHEASQNISTTPGESSLSHNQRMQVPSTSVPHKESTSIITYPAFHPTIIRPAPSTHTEEDSVRHLPPNCHGLSPGFGKGVICSPQSPLRSDCQPNSPTESSSSRNATLSLKQPADCPKEAKVRNWKKYKFIVMNQTPLNEEADVRRGSPEGGSPTLSPCRGAGEQREPQTEEAAREELPMTVVSSHSKCSSCGGDSPQHVEAAHPFPDSYCRDSKLSPSSCESSFFCNGSDAKFTEEDSPKEHADQLHRKKPYKCDCCQAAFRYKGNLASHKTVHTGAKPYCCNICGAQFNRPANLKTHARIHSGEKPYKCDTCGSRFVQVAHLRAHVLIHTGEKPYPCEICGTHFRHLQTLKSHMRIHTGEKPYHCETCDLHFRHKSQLRLHLRQKHGAITNTKAQYRPTPSSLTPC is encoded by the exons CACAAGGCCATCTTGGTGGCGTGCAG CGGCTTCTTTTATTCCGTCTTTATGAACCCTGAGAATGCAAACCTGAGCGGCATCAGTTTGGACCCCAAAATAGACCCTAAGAGCTTTTCCAACCTCTTGGACTTCATGTACACGTCGTGCCTGAACCTGACAGACAGTATGCTGGTAGGCACCATGAACACCGCCCTCTACCTTCAGATGGAGCATGTGGCTGATACCTGTCACAGGTTCATCAAGTCCAG GCCGTCTTTCAATGTGCACATGGAAGAAGTGCAGATGAGCAAGCTACCGTTGGTTGATCAGCTCCCTAATTTCCGACCCATTGATGTAAAGGAGCTGGATGTCAAAAACAGATACACAGCTACCTCGCCCCCTCTTCAGGAGTGCAAGGGTTACAATGTCTTTAGGGGCATCAACACCTCTGGTTCCTATTATGTATATGGTGATCGGCATATCGCCGCAGAGAAGCATGAAGCTTCCCAAAACATCAGCACCACTCCCGGAGAATCATCTTTGTCCCACAATCAACGTATGCAAGTCCCCAGCACCAGCGTGCCTCACAAAGAGTCCACCTCCATCATCACGTACCCGGCTTTCCACCCCACGATTATTCGACCAGCACCTTCCACCCACACGGAAGAAGACAGTGTCCGGCACCTTCCTCCTAACTGCCATGGGTTGTCTCCAGGTTTTGGGAAAGGTGTCATTTGCAGCCCTCAAAGCCCTCTCAGATCTGATTGCCAGCCCAATTCTCCCACCgagtccagcagcagcaggaacgCCACCCTGAGCCTCAAACAGCCCGCGGATTGTCCGAAAGAAGCCAAGGTCCGAAATTGGAAGAAGTACAAATTCATTGTTATGAACCAAACCCCTCTGAACGAGGAAGCCGATGTTCGGAGAGGCAGTCCCGAAGGTGGATCCCCTACACTTAGTCCCTGCAGGGGCGCCGGTGAGCAGAGGGAACCCCAAACGGAAGAAGCAGCCAGAGAAGAACTCCCCATGACTGTTGTCAG CAGCCACAGCAAATGCTCCTCCTGTGGCGGTGACAGCCCTCAGCACGTGGAGGCCGCTCACCCCTTTCCCGACTCTTACTGCAGGGACTCAAAGTTGTCCCCTTCTAGCTGTG AAAGCTCTTTCTTCTGTAACGGCAGCGACGCCAAGTTCACAGAAGAAGACTCCCCCAAAGAGCACGCAGACCAGCTCCACAGGAAGAAGCCATACAAGTGTGACTGCTGCCAAGCCGCCTTTCGCTACAAGGGGAACCTGGCCAGCCACAAGACCGTTCACACAG GTGCAAAGCCATACTGCTGCAACATCTGTGGTGCTCAGTTCAACCGGCCAGCTAACCTGAAGACGCACGCTCGTATCCACTCTGGGGAGAAGCCATATAAGTGTGACACGTGCGGGTCCAGATTTGTTCAG GTGGCCCACCTTCGTGCCCATGTGTTAATTCACACAGGCGAAAAGCCATACCCTTGTGAAATCTGCGGAACACACTTTCGCCACTTACAGACGCTCAAGAGTCACATGCGCATTCATACCGGAGAGAAGCCTTATCAT TGTGAAACGTGTGACCTCCACTTCAGACACAAGAGTCAGCTGAGGCTACATCTGCGACAGAAGCACGGCGCCATCACTAACACCAAGGCGCAGTATCGCCCCACGCCCAGCAGCTTGACCCCCTGCTGA
- the bcl6ab gene encoding BCL6A transcription repressor b isoform X1 — protein sequence MLPLVQTLQQCFHSMAMTANGCVQFTRHAGDVLLNFNRLRSRNILTDVTIQVNGQHFYAHKAILVACSGFFYSVFMNPENANLSGISLDPKIDPKSFSNLLDFMYTSCLNLTDSMLVGTMNTALYLQMEHVADTCHRFIKSRPSFNVHMEEVQMSKLPLVDQLPNFRPIDVKELDVKNRYTATSPPLQECKGYNVFRGINTSGSYYVYGDRHIAAEKHEASQNISTTPGESSLSHNQRMQVPSTSVPHKESTSIITYPAFHPTIIRPAPSTHTEEDSVRHLPPNCHGLSPGFGKGVICSPQSPLRSDCQPNSPTESSSSRNATLSLKQPADCPKEAKVRNWKKYKFIVMNQTPLNEEADVRRGSPEGGSPTLSPCRGAGEQREPQTEEAAREELPMTVVSSHSKCSSCGGDSPQHVEAAHPFPDSYCRDSKLSPSSCESSFFCNGSDAKFTEEDSPKEHADQLHRKKPYKCDCCQAAFRYKGNLASHKTVHTGAKPYCCNICGAQFNRPANLKTHARIHSGEKPYKCDTCGSRFVQVAHLRAHVLIHTGEKPYPCEICGTHFRHLQTLKSHMRIHTGEKPYHCETCDLHFRHKSQLRLHLRQKHGAITNTKAQYRPTPSSLTPC from the exons CACAAGGCCATCTTGGTGGCGTGCAG CGGCTTCTTTTATTCCGTCTTTATGAACCCTGAGAATGCAAACCTGAGCGGCATCAGTTTGGACCCCAAAATAGACCCTAAGAGCTTTTCCAACCTCTTGGACTTCATGTACACGTCGTGCCTGAACCTGACAGACAGTATGCTGGTAGGCACCATGAACACCGCCCTCTACCTTCAGATGGAGCATGTGGCTGATACCTGTCACAGGTTCATCAAGTCCAG GCCGTCTTTCAATGTGCACATGGAAGAAGTGCAGATGAGCAAGCTACCGTTGGTTGATCAGCTCCCTAATTTCCGACCCATTGATGTAAAGGAGCTGGATGTCAAAAACAGATACACAGCTACCTCGCCCCCTCTTCAGGAGTGCAAGGGTTACAATGTCTTTAGGGGCATCAACACCTCTGGTTCCTATTATGTATATGGTGATCGGCATATCGCCGCAGAGAAGCATGAAGCTTCCCAAAACATCAGCACCACTCCCGGAGAATCATCTTTGTCCCACAATCAACGTATGCAAGTCCCCAGCACCAGCGTGCCTCACAAAGAGTCCACCTCCATCATCACGTACCCGGCTTTCCACCCCACGATTATTCGACCAGCACCTTCCACCCACACGGAAGAAGACAGTGTCCGGCACCTTCCTCCTAACTGCCATGGGTTGTCTCCAGGTTTTGGGAAAGGTGTCATTTGCAGCCCTCAAAGCCCTCTCAGATCTGATTGCCAGCCCAATTCTCCCACCgagtccagcagcagcaggaacgCCACCCTGAGCCTCAAACAGCCCGCGGATTGTCCGAAAGAAGCCAAGGTCCGAAATTGGAAGAAGTACAAATTCATTGTTATGAACCAAACCCCTCTGAACGAGGAAGCCGATGTTCGGAGAGGCAGTCCCGAAGGTGGATCCCCTACACTTAGTCCCTGCAGGGGCGCCGGTGAGCAGAGGGAACCCCAAACGGAAGAAGCAGCCAGAGAAGAACTCCCCATGACTGTTGTCAG CAGCCACAGCAAATGCTCCTCCTGTGGCGGTGACAGCCCTCAGCACGTGGAGGCCGCTCACCCCTTTCCCGACTCTTACTGCAGGGACTCAAAGTTGTCCCCTTCTAGCTGTG AAAGCTCTTTCTTCTGTAACGGCAGCGACGCCAAGTTCACAGAAGAAGACTCCCCCAAAGAGCACGCAGACCAGCTCCACAGGAAGAAGCCATACAAGTGTGACTGCTGCCAAGCCGCCTTTCGCTACAAGGGGAACCTGGCCAGCCACAAGACCGTTCACACAG GTGCAAAGCCATACTGCTGCAACATCTGTGGTGCTCAGTTCAACCGGCCAGCTAACCTGAAGACGCACGCTCGTATCCACTCTGGGGAGAAGCCATATAAGTGTGACACGTGCGGGTCCAGATTTGTTCAG GTGGCCCACCTTCGTGCCCATGTGTTAATTCACACAGGCGAAAAGCCATACCCTTGTGAAATCTGCGGAACACACTTTCGCCACTTACAGACGCTCAAGAGTCACATGCGCATTCATACCGGAGAGAAGCCTTATCAT TGTGAAACGTGTGACCTCCACTTCAGACACAAGAGTCAGCTGAGGCTACATCTGCGACAGAAGCACGGCGCCATCACTAACACCAAGGCGCAGTATCGCCCCACGCCCAGCAGCTTGACCCCCTGCTGA
- the bcl6ab gene encoding BCL6A transcription repressor b isoform X2 encodes MLPLVQTLQQCFHSMAMTANGCVQFTRHAGDVLLNFNRLRSRNILTDVTIQVNGQHFYAHKAILVACSGFFYSVFMNPENANLSGISLDPKIDPKSFSNLLDFMYTSCLNLTDSMLVGTMNTALYLQMEHVADTCHRFIKSRPSFNVHMEEVQMSKLPLVDQLPNFRPIDVKELDVKNRYTATSPPLQECKGYNVFRGINTSGSYYVYGDRHIAAEKHEASQNISTTPGESSLSHNQRMQVPSTSVPHKESTSIITYPAFHPTIIRPAPSTHTEEDSVRHLPPNCHGLSPGFGKGVICSPQSPLRSDCQPNSPTESSSSRNATLSLKQPADCPKEAKVRNWKKYKFIVMNQTPLNEEADVRRGSPEGGSPTLSPCRGAGEQREPQTEEAAREELPMTVVSHSKCSSCGGDSPQHVEAAHPFPDSYCRDSKLSPSSCESSFFCNGSDAKFTEEDSPKEHADQLHRKKPYKCDCCQAAFRYKGNLASHKTVHTGAKPYCCNICGAQFNRPANLKTHARIHSGEKPYKCDTCGSRFVQVAHLRAHVLIHTGEKPYPCEICGTHFRHLQTLKSHMRIHTGEKPYHCETCDLHFRHKSQLRLHLRQKHGAITNTKAQYRPTPSSLTPC; translated from the exons CACAAGGCCATCTTGGTGGCGTGCAG CGGCTTCTTTTATTCCGTCTTTATGAACCCTGAGAATGCAAACCTGAGCGGCATCAGTTTGGACCCCAAAATAGACCCTAAGAGCTTTTCCAACCTCTTGGACTTCATGTACACGTCGTGCCTGAACCTGACAGACAGTATGCTGGTAGGCACCATGAACACCGCCCTCTACCTTCAGATGGAGCATGTGGCTGATACCTGTCACAGGTTCATCAAGTCCAG GCCGTCTTTCAATGTGCACATGGAAGAAGTGCAGATGAGCAAGCTACCGTTGGTTGATCAGCTCCCTAATTTCCGACCCATTGATGTAAAGGAGCTGGATGTCAAAAACAGATACACAGCTACCTCGCCCCCTCTTCAGGAGTGCAAGGGTTACAATGTCTTTAGGGGCATCAACACCTCTGGTTCCTATTATGTATATGGTGATCGGCATATCGCCGCAGAGAAGCATGAAGCTTCCCAAAACATCAGCACCACTCCCGGAGAATCATCTTTGTCCCACAATCAACGTATGCAAGTCCCCAGCACCAGCGTGCCTCACAAAGAGTCCACCTCCATCATCACGTACCCGGCTTTCCACCCCACGATTATTCGACCAGCACCTTCCACCCACACGGAAGAAGACAGTGTCCGGCACCTTCCTCCTAACTGCCATGGGTTGTCTCCAGGTTTTGGGAAAGGTGTCATTTGCAGCCCTCAAAGCCCTCTCAGATCTGATTGCCAGCCCAATTCTCCCACCgagtccagcagcagcaggaacgCCACCCTGAGCCTCAAACAGCCCGCGGATTGTCCGAAAGAAGCCAAGGTCCGAAATTGGAAGAAGTACAAATTCATTGTTATGAACCAAACCCCTCTGAACGAGGAAGCCGATGTTCGGAGAGGCAGTCCCGAAGGTGGATCCCCTACACTTAGTCCCTGCAGGGGCGCCGGTGAGCAGAGGGAACCCCAAACGGAAGAAGCAGCCAGAGAAGAACTCCCCATGACTGTTGTCAG CCACAGCAAATGCTCCTCCTGTGGCGGTGACAGCCCTCAGCACGTGGAGGCCGCTCACCCCTTTCCCGACTCTTACTGCAGGGACTCAAAGTTGTCCCCTTCTAGCTGTG AAAGCTCTTTCTTCTGTAACGGCAGCGACGCCAAGTTCACAGAAGAAGACTCCCCCAAAGAGCACGCAGACCAGCTCCACAGGAAGAAGCCATACAAGTGTGACTGCTGCCAAGCCGCCTTTCGCTACAAGGGGAACCTGGCCAGCCACAAGACCGTTCACACAG GTGCAAAGCCATACTGCTGCAACATCTGTGGTGCTCAGTTCAACCGGCCAGCTAACCTGAAGACGCACGCTCGTATCCACTCTGGGGAGAAGCCATATAAGTGTGACACGTGCGGGTCCAGATTTGTTCAG GTGGCCCACCTTCGTGCCCATGTGTTAATTCACACAGGCGAAAAGCCATACCCTTGTGAAATCTGCGGAACACACTTTCGCCACTTACAGACGCTCAAGAGTCACATGCGCATTCATACCGGAGAGAAGCCTTATCAT TGTGAAACGTGTGACCTCCACTTCAGACACAAGAGTCAGCTGAGGCTACATCTGCGACAGAAGCACGGCGCCATCACTAACACCAAGGCGCAGTATCGCCCCACGCCCAGCAGCTTGACCCCCTGCTGA